The DNA sequence TCGCCGAGCTCAAGGCAACTCGTCAACGACGACCGTCTACGACATCAACTGGGAAATCAGATGAGGTCACTTCCCTCTGTGTCAttctctatttattatttatttatttagcagtaaataaatgtattaattgtcgcattataagtatttttatttattatcgacAGGACGAAGAGTCGACCGGTACAAATGTCTCTACATTGGAGCAGCAGATCAGTATGATGGAAGACGAGCTATCAGAAAGTAAATTGGAAGCTTCAAAGCTCAAGACTGAATTAGTGTCTGAGCGATCTGGCTGGCAGATTAAAATGTCTGAAATGCAGTCAAGAATAAATGAGGTAgcattcattattattatcatcattattaaatttataattaagtaatcatgcggtaaaaaaattcaaaatgaaatattaaatgaatgggtaatagtttttaatgcaaaataaataatttagctttgttgtaataaatatttaaaaatgataagtaAATATTGAGTTACAGCTGGAGGAGGAGCGAATTTTAGCAAGCGGTAGAACCAAGATTCCAGGTTTGAAGGCACGGATCGAGCTTGCCTGGCAGAAAGAGCGAGAAGAACAACAGAGGCTGTTACAAGAGACCGCAACTCTTGCCAGGGATTTACGCCAGACATTGTACGAGGTAAGTAACAAGTAACGTGTAGTGAGGTTTGTTAAAACAACAAAAGCAACAGTAATAACTACGGTAACAACAACTCCAACaagagtaataataataaaagtataaatagtACGTATCGTATTGGAAGCTTTGTTGTTGGATCGGGTTGTGGATAGTGCCCGAGTATGTCTGCATGTGGGCGTACATTTATCAACTCGTCTCTCGTTAAAGGTCGAGCGGGAGCGTGACAAGGAGCGTCTGGAGAACAAGCGTCGCCAGGATCAAATGAAGAAGATATTCGATGAAGAGAAGGACGAGAACAAGAAGAAATTGATCGAGGttcattatttactttattgtcattattatttttttatcaatcaattCATTTAACGCTTGGAGTTGTAATTATTGTGTCACTTTTGATGTTTATTTACTGGTGTAGTTGCAATGTGACCTTCTGGAGCTGAGGGATGCCCACGCGAAGCTTAGGACAAGTAACGAGAAAATGAGACGCGAGAAGGAGAGACacgagagagaaagagaggaaCTTAAAGATTTGATTATGAGTAAAAGACGTATGGAGCAAATAGAAgcgaaaaatatgaatattttgttgagACAAGTCGATGATTTGATGAAACTGTTCCCGGAGCTCAGTGGCAAAATTGATGCCGCTAAAACTCCGGATAATTATACTCCGACACCGCCAAGAAGAACCAAGGGACCAAAGTCACGCGAATCTTCACCGATGCTCGAGTCTAAAGAAGACATTAAAGgtttcacttttttataagTTGATGTAGTAGAGGAATTATTGATCTGCGATTGAATTATTGATGAGTGGATTAATGTTCTTTTTAGCTACGATAAATTTGAGCGGCAAGACAGAAAAACTTGAGTACACGATCAGTAAATTAATGGAAGTAGCTAAAGAATTACAAGAATCGAAGAAGGTATTGGCTGGAAGTGATGTTTCATCGAAGAAAAAACTCACTAAGAggtattacttatttatttattcagctggttgaatctataaaaaataataaatgtgaattaaattttagatctAGCTCTATTGATGATGACAGCGGACGCGGCTCTTCGACGTCAACTCGCTCCAAACCGACTCTCAAGCGTAAGAGTTTATCTTTAGAACAGACCTCTGGGAAAAACGACCAATCGATTTGGGGAACTGATAGCAACGTTTCGAGCATACAGTCATTAGATTCGGAAGTTGATACTCGACATTTTAGTCTTCAAAGAGACTCGAGTATTGACAGGTAAATGTATCCGGgtgtttatatattaaatattttttttgtgatataaataaaataaatgatatttttagcCGGCTGTCTGGAGGATCAACGAAGAGCGAAATGATTCAGcgggataaaaaatataataaaaatataattagaaaaataacaaCCAAACTGACTAAGTCTGCGAGTGTTGATGACCCCAACAGTTCTTTTGATTTTTCTATAcaggtaattaaattaataaaaataatttttgtcgttataaatactgtaaaaaaaaaaaaacggggtAAGTCCAGGccgtgtaggtgttaaaattttcggtgttaaatttcaatactaaatttggtattaaaataacaccgcCGCCAGTATAATTATtctttaccggtgttaaaaaaatttccaggtgttaaaatatttaactttgtcaatatttttacttactcgatcactaCAGTTaaacaaagtttttattaattaattaaattattggtgattgaaatagtgggcgtaaaattttgtaatttttaaataaattacatataacataaataagtatttaaataagtacatagcaaaatttaaatgtccTTCAGATAatatccattaaatttttatatttttttatatgtaatgcattttttattctaatttctatacgtggaatttttttacaccgacTTAACACcagtattttaacaccgcaaAATTACACCGCCTGCACCGCTCTATGCGTGGaatttgatgatttatttatatatttttatttagacttCGGGATCAGAAGCAAGTATAGATGAAACTAAAGTCgagaagaaaaatttgaagaaaaaattaagtgcTATGTTTAAAAGAAGTTCTTCTAAAAGTAATGGGTAAGTTGGTTTAGCTCAAATtcttatttacatataaatatatcagataaatattatttatataattttattgttaatgtcTCGTAAGTTTGGATAAAAAATCCTGTTCGGAGGACACTAGCAGACCCGCCTCGAGGACATCCAATGTGTCGAAGAGATGAAGAGATACCAGTAATTATAAGTGTATGatggaaatataaaaaatataaataactgaATCTAGTTACCCTGACATTCAGCATAGCATTTACCTTGTGGTCAGCTATTATCCTGGATTACGGATGTCTTTGTATGTTATCGGCAGTTCTACTTGACATAAGCTGTCTTAAAAgtgttattgttataaataaaacataggAATGATAATTGAAAGTGAAATGTAGACCTGGTAATTGCTGTCACACGCACATAAAtgcactttttaaaatatctttgatGCATCTTTCATTACTTTCCCAGCGGCTTATGAGAATTGTGACAAGGACATAAAACGATGAGGAATCATTGtggtttttattataaaaataacacatGTATCAAGTGCGTGTGAATCCGGATGACTAACTCAACACTTTAAGGTCTgctaaaataattcgaataataaattaattagactgtaaaaatttcggagtgaattcggattttaCTCGGAGTTCCAgagttcgaaaaaaaattactggattttatttgaatccacATTTACTCGTATCTggagtttaaatataaaaatatatttccctttggagttaattttactccgaGGAGATTAAATCCActccgcatttactccggatttaatccgcgctcactccgtaaattttttaaagtgtatttaaataaataaaataattaattaataaataaataaaaaatgtggttattatttagttgatatttttacctcttttatatgataataaaCTTCCTTTATTATTTCCCTTCCCTTTAATgttagataaatattattaccttcgagtatagataaatttatttttatttccgttaatgctaaaataaataaatgtcattctgacattttattttattaatattaactttaatttcttggaaaaataattattattaagaatgtCTTTGACACATCAGTTGTATTGGGTTgcatttaaatgtaattgtgGATAAAATAGTAGAAAGTTTAAGAATCGTATTATTTatggttaaataaattacagaaCTATGGTACTTTTTTAcagattaatataaatatttgaaaatctgCTCAATTTTgagagtaaattattttattgttttgtaaaaattaattattgagaaatgaataaaaaatttacggataTGCGGTGGCATTAAATTgagttaaaaacaataaaatttatcagctaACTTTTCTAAATGATTTGATCGTTAGACAACTGCTGCActgcataaaaaattaacgatcataaaaatttactgggcagttattttattttactttggTTTTATTGactataaaatgtaattttatttacgaaatatttttatttattttctatgcTACCtgattatgttttttaaatactttttattggtattaaaatattttttcattgcagtttagttttaaaatttttttttagtaatttttaaaaattatagaaatattttaattgcgattttttaggtaatttaaaataaaaaatagaaacttacttttaaaaaaatgaacgttttttctaaaattaaaaagatatttttctgaatttttaaaatttatttccttttttttttaaatttaatttttcatacaaaaaataaaagtattaaatttttaatggccaattattattagataatagacgcgaaaaaaataaatataattcaagtaaacaaaaaaattttaaataattttcctttGAAAACTAATATTAGTATGATGACATAAAAGGTCAACAGTAAACCACATTTCCATACTTTTAATACCAAGatgaaaagttatttaaatcttcCCACAATATGACTGACATAAGAgttattttaaacataaataaatatatagataggGAAAGAACATATTGACAAGTAATGAAAGgtataaagttaataaaaaataccagTCCACTTGAtttgttgtaataataaatttttaacttttatctaAATGCTACCTCTCATGAATCTTCGAGGTCTCGGCGGGCAGTTTGAACTTTCAATATCCCAAGGCTTTGGAACTGTCAGAAAACTCATACGTGGTGTAGTAGCGAGTGACGTAAAAGTTGTGGTATCAGCAAcagtgtctttttttttaaaaccatcAACACAGCACTCAATTAAAAGTACTAGACTAGCAATGAGGATTCCTGCTCCAAGAACGAGGAACATTCCCTGCGTGTCATCCAGAGCAAGTTGTCTCTCTTCTATAATTACTTTTCGTCGTTTATAATCTTCTGAgatctttattataatttcataacaactttattattacataaatttattttttaaatataaaataataagtaataagtaGAAAACATATTTACTGGAAGTCGAGTTCCTTCGGCTGTTCTCTGAATATCCCATTCAACATCACGTATTATTTTCTGACTCAAACCAGATTGTCGGACTCGCATTATTACCGTATTAAAAGGATGAGTGTATACTGAGTCCTTGGGTAATACCAAAGTAACTCCAAAGTTCACCAAACATTCTTTGCTGATATGCATAGCTGATCTTCTCGTCGACCAGCTGCAATTAAAGTCATAAATAATGATCTTGTTAAGCTATCAATATTTCCAATCTCTTATTACTCAAATTACTTGGGAGTATATTCTGCCTGTACGTGATAGTCAAGAACAATTTTAGACCCGAGAAATGTGTAAGACCAAAAGAACGAATTACTTGCATTTTTTACTCCTTCGGTAACTGTTGGTACATATTCGAgagatttcaataatttaacgGCAACTGGATCTTCAATTGTTGTCCAATTGAACCATTTTTCCCAACCATCATGGtctaagtaataattattaatcggttttgattaattttgaaacaagaaaTTAAAGagctatgaaatttttaattgctaccTAAAGTTGCAACATCGTAACCTTCATTTATAAGTTGATCAATAGTATCTATTGATTCTGGAAACATTGGTACTGTAATAAATGCCATTATTGATCCAGTGTAACAagatgtaataattattgtaaatgcCCAGTAAACACCTTATTGAaagtatatcatatatttattagattgattcaaaaaatcaatttttttctttttcacagACTcgttttcaaaagttttcgtAGGGTAAGAAAAAAACGCCTGTGGAAATTAAAGCTATTAATATCAACAGTGAATACTTCTTGATTACGATTTGTCATTTCcggtttaaataacatggaaaaaaatttaaaaaatttggaattttataactcacCGACGAATATGTATACCGGCAAGATCAATACataattttgtagagaattaaatgctctacaaaaaaagacatcattttttgaaaaattcagtatttcaaaagttatttgaggtcaaagttgaatttatagaatttttaatatttttcgacttttcttgtgaaactatcagacttatcacaaaatgtcataggaccttttttgaagaccgttttatttccaacaaattttcatttgaaaacttttcaaaatttctgaaTACTCTTCAGTTATTTGCATTATAATTGAAATCAGCCGTAATACGACTTTTGGAGCTTATTGCTTTTAAATGCGAATAACTGAAAaacatttagaaattttgaaaaatttttgatagataatttgttggaaatgaaacggtctacaaaaaagattctatgacattttgtcATAAGTTTGATAGTTTCTCCAGAAAAGtcgaaaaatcataaaaattctataaattcaACTTTGACCCcgaataacttttcaaatactcaatttattaaaaaatgataagagactttttttgtagagcatttaattttatacaaatataagCATTGATATTTCCGATATACATTTTCGTTAGTAAGTTAtgaaattccaaaattaaaaaaaattccccatgttatttcaatggaaaataaaaaattgcaatcaggaagtaaatgttgataatttcCACAGGCGTTTTTTTTGACCCTGCTAAAATTGTTGAAAGTCCGTCcttgaaaattatatgatgaaataaaaaaataattgaatttatttttgtaccaaTAAGAAGAGCCGTCGAATTTTTAGCAAATCCATTAGTAGTCAAAGGATTCTTAACAACAAAACTGTTGGTAAATGTACTGAAAACAAACCAAAACATGTGTATAAATCTGCTAGGACGAGTTATCAATGAGCTCAGACTGTAATCAGTGTTGATTGTCAATGGGATAATGGCAATAAAGTAAACAATGCATATGAGAACCCAGACACCTGGTTGAAAGGGTCCCATGACAGCTCGATACTTGGGCAATGCTAACGatgatgaagaaataaatgcAGCGCAATCTTCCATGTGAGACACGGATGTATCTAAGACTGATGTAATATTGGTTGTTTTGTAAATACCGCCGGCTGCTACAGATGCTTTTCCGGTGATAACATCCGTTGTGGCAGCGTAAACTGGACTAGacatcataaattataattaattgattggaTGATAAATGTCAATAGACGAGctaatgtataaataaacatgtagataaaaataataagttgaatGAGTTGTTGTTTATGTAAATGTAAACCTGTTAATTGTAACGGGATCACGAAAGTCGGCGgtaaaattcaaagttttgcTGAGCAATTGTATCATACGTATGTCGATTCCGTCCCAATCGATTTTACTCCCAGTTATTACATTCCTAAATCAATATGATACTTGTTAATAATAGAATGACGATGgtgattcaataatttataagtattgtAAAGAAATACAATAAGTACATACTCTTGTGTTTGATTGATGATAAATAACTTACGTTCTAATGGCAAAAGGAGGCTGGTGGGCGGTCGCAATGAGTAATCTGTGGCCCTTGAAACCGCCGCTGAGTTTCTTGGGAAAGAGATCGATTGCCTTTTGTGTCATATGATCTCCAATCCATGAAGTCAAGAGAAATGGAAGACTTGCACCGCTTCCGTCGACATAAAGTTTATGGGtatacaataaatatgaaCCTTgctacttaaatatatttaataacaaaaagttaaaggtaattcaataaatttatcgggTGAAAAACATAACTTGATTTTggcgtaattttaaaaattcactttgTAACATCTATAAGATGTCAGTTTTCAGGCTGCCTTTTGACCTGGATAAGACACCAAAGTGTTGACAAAATGATCAGAAATTGATGTcaccgaaaaatattttttaaatatatataatatatttaaaagataaagtGACATCCTAAAGTTGtctctgtgctacttgggaGTCTAGTAAGACAAAAGCACGTCaagttcaaatttatttttttagtaaatgaaaaaaaataatttaaaatatgagaaCTCATTTGGTTTTGACTTGCTTTTGAATAAGTTGGCTTACAAAAACTGATTTACCCCAACGCAGTCATATTCAAGCCAAGTTGGACTTGGATTTGACTtaattgacttaaatttttaaattaaaaaagtcatattgcacggaaaaaaaaataggagcTGCAACAGGAAAAAATCCTGTGGATTCAATAGAATAAGGAACAAGTTTTatgtactaattttttttgtccgtataataaaatttaaaaatttaaaaaaaaattcagtttggaaaaaaattaaaattttttttcaaagttaatttcttttttcaccGTTGGAATTTtcgttcaaaattaaaattttttgaaacttgtTCATTATTCTATTGATTCCACAAGAAAAATCCTGTTGCACCATctatttttttcccgtgtgGAGTTAAAAAAGTAAGCGTAgccaaaatcaagttaattgAGTCAAATgcgagtcaaaaaaattatagcagACAAAATCGAGTTGATTAAGTCGAAGTcaagtcatttttttgacccggatTGAGACATTAATTTGAGATTATTCAGCATTACCTCTGTCCTTTCGCTCATGCTGTGAGTTATTACTAGTAAATTAGTGTAAGATCTAGatgaaatactttttaaaaattcttttacgATCCACGGTGTTGATTGCGACACAATTACCACTTTGTTTGttgattttttagataaaacattacttatatcataaatattattcaaaaacatCAAGTAATGATAGcatttattttgacattttagaGGTGATTGATCTagagtattatttaaatggctACGAACGAATGAAACGTCTGATAAATctccatttaaattattcactaATCCTGGATAGTTGGTATTTACTTTATCGTCGAATATCGTAATTACAATGCAGCCGGTGAAATATTCATGGAAAATATGATTAAGAAGACGTCCTAGACTTTCTGATCGTGCTCTTGAGtcgagatattttttaaaaaatttttctttactatcCAAGTGATTTGAATACACGACTGCTAGGAAGATTGTGAGGATCATGAAAATTCGCATTGTTGATTGATGTATGACAGATTTTAACTGAAGGATAGAAATGAAGAACCCTGGATTTATATACTTTGTacagttatttaatatttattggttATTTACTAACGACCGGATTTAGAAATGATTGTTGGTAAATAATAGAAGTATATTATGACTGTGTATTGTTCTAGATACCTTttcttaattgaaaaaagattgattatattttacagtATCACTTTTTAAGGGAAAAGCAAACCAGAAATTACGTGacggtaaaaaataattttttttcgttttgtaTCGTATTATTATGATCTAATTATCGTTCCGAATGCTCGAGAAGACTAGAGATAAATTTCCTGGCCTTGTTCCTTTTCCTTTAAATCTTTCTCGAGAAAAtacagagaaaaaaagaacTTGCTTcggttttcagatttttttttttcaacaaatcaattacaaaaaataaaaatatgcacatgtaggaaatttgaaaaactgtaGGTGcaatgttttcaaattttttttcttttataatttgttgtctaaaaaaaaattcaaaaattataagacgtcggctaacttcagaatcataataaaaagtaaattagaaataataattaaataagtcaGAACGACATGTCaatagaattacttttttctgacGGAAAAGAGAATACAAAATTCCGACGACTCCGAGGACCAACATCTGTACGTCTTAAGTATAGAAGAATTTGGCTttgatacaaaataaaatttttcttgttttttttgttacgtCATCATTACAACATTCTAAAGTTGTCTCTATGGCACTTGGGCACTTTTAATTTTCGTGAATATCAaggccattttttaaatgtataatgACAACTTCCAACTTCCTAATAGATTCATACACTGCAATCTGTTGCCGGATTTATTAACTTCATCTTTGATTTTCACTGACGGTAAGCGCTTCATTCAGACGGAATTTTGGTATTCCTAATAACGTGTGACGATTAACCGGCACCTGTCTCATATTTGAATTGAACTGTAGTAGACATCTTTATGAAAGCATTCCAAAATTCGCTGCGAACAGCTGTACCGTAGCACTTTTCGGAATGCactcttattaattatttttattacttgcccactaaatttaaatatttgaaaaataaattatcaaaaatagagaaaaaatttaaaattgtatgtCAAAATAGaatggcggcagaatatgaaagaaatatttgaaatattcaaaaaaaaaaacacgcaagtgtttgaacaaaccttggtggggaaataatgtgcagaagggtgtcctaatgCACTTGGAGAATCGAATtgaattgctccaagtgtattgcagctaaacaatcgtcacttaactgctatttcccaccagacgatgccagatgattttgcttAGGAACTTGGAAGAtatcagcatcagccatcagcaacactttacactagcactgaacactcGACACTTAACTACACCACAGACACTTTgctcatattaaattttgcaaaCACTGCACATGTCAATTAAACATAGacttcgaaaaataaattttatggatgATTCCGTGAATTAACTGCAAAactgtgtttttatttaaacgtaaagAAGGATCTGGACTAGTAGTGCCGTtgtcgatgatactgactgaCGCTATTGGACCGCCAGTTGATACAAAGCAATAGTGTTTTCGATTCATCGACTACCCCCACTTAAGCGAAAATTTGAACGTTGAATACAGCAACGAGCAGTAGCGCCAATTtagcgcgaaatttgaaattaaaatttaataattttatttaaattcatttgcgtcgagaattatattaatttgattaaaaaatatacacgaaattttttatggtctGTTCGGATTCTCCGCTCGGCGCACTGAGGCACTTGCAATATActcgggaaaatttaaatccataattaaatttaattagtagaaaaaaagtgaattaccaactaaaaaaaaaaaaatgtattaattatcagtGAATTGGTTAAAGTGAAACTTAAGTGAAACAAATCGCAGTAttacatatgtatacatatatatttaaaataattcattatttatatatattttgttgttttatttctattgGTGTGTTCGGGCCCGCCACCCAGGGTACTTTGACGCTTTTTCCGCACACGAAATTAGCATTAATTTCTATCAATCAATGATCGATTTGAAATACTGCGATTTGTTTCACTTAAATTTCACTTTAATCAATTCActgataattaatacaatttttttttagttggtaattcactttttttctactaattaaatttaattatgaattaaaattttcccgggTATATTGCAAGTGCCCCAGTGCGCCGAGCGGAGAATCCGAACAgaccattaaattttttaagtactcGCGCTTAATATGAATGCGCGTAGAAACAGTGCGCATTTACATCTGCGcacacgaaatttttttttcaaagaaagCTGACCAAATAAAGAACCCATTGATAACCTCATGTACTCCAAAATCTGTTTCAATTGTcattgaaattcaattatttataataattattgaggtAAGTTGGTACTAATTACCGCgtaaaattgtaattgaatatttaaaaaataataaatgaaatttatattaattggcATCTTTTATTGAcaggaattaaaaataattgaataaatgaatttgtTGTAAACTTTtacaagtaaattataaacaatggCATTACGTGGGTTTACAATTACCCGTAATATTCATATGACAGcagtaaataatgaaatacgTAAATTAACACGATTAAGAGTTGTAGACAACAGCGATATCGGTAAGAGAGCTATGCTTGAAGGTAAACCACCAAAATGTATtcatatttacaataaaaaaggCATTGGATTCATAGGTACAGATTtagtaattcaattaattaactcgTAATCAAttgtattgtaaaattaatattttaattatatttattgtacagGTGATCGTGTCTTGGTGGCAATCAGAGGTGAAATGAAGAAAGGAATTTTAGTTGGATTAAGACAGGtacaaaatccaaaagtgcctAAATTTGATAGTAATAACGTAGTACTGATTGATGATAATGGAACCCCACTTGGTACACGCATTCATGTACCAATACCACATATTCTAAGAACAATCCTTAAACAGAAAACTCATTCAAAAGGTGCTGACTACACTAAATTAATAGCCATCGCATCGCGATTTGTgtagagataaaaattatttaaaaacttacaattaatcgttaaaaaaatgtttgtactTTTGTTTACTAggatattaaatgtaaaaataaaatgagcgctagtttatttaaattagtaaacAATTTATCTCTCTtgcaatgaaatttaaaaatacagggttaatttaaaattgactgcacaatttattgtttttttaaacaagttattaatatttatatgaatatataatggATTTTTGATGATATATGTTGCAAAAGGGATACAAAAGGATttataatagataaaaaaactatacaaaattatgttttggttttcgattcaaaaattattttaaatttaacatcaagtattttaattttatcttttttttcccTCTTTTATCCTCTCAAGTATCAATATAATCTATAGTACATAGGAAagattttatcaaaagtttTGAGGGTCGAAGCCACTGgacttaatttttcttatcactCATAATTTCTATGGTTTTCTTTAGTCAATAGACAAAATCATAGTTGTCTTAATGACCTATTTTTATATGGCATGccataataattgtaaaagttTATCGCTGTCATAGAAATGtcagattaatttaaaactccATTTCTACAAACACTTGACCTGAAAGCAGACTATTCAAATTCATCAATGGAACAGATTCTGTAAGTAAGTAAAAAACCTGTGCTgcatatttatgaatattaaaaaaaataataataataataaaagaattgatGTTACAAACTCACATCCtcccataatttttatttaaatttataaaataagttcTACATCATCATAAACATCACTAAgagtgttattattaaatttatagctttttaattaagtaattattctttaatattaGGTATAAGAAATGGGATTAATATCAAAGACCATCA is a window from the Microplitis demolitor isolate Queensland-Clemson2020A chromosome 4, iyMicDemo2.1a, whole genome shotgun sequence genome containing:
- the LOC103568348 gene encoding ionotropic receptor 21a; the encoded protein is ISYNYLYLLIKLIIIRLKSVIHQSTMRIFMILTIFLAVVYSNHLDSKEKFFKKYLDSRARSESLGRLLNHIFHEYFTGCIVITIFDDKVNTNYPGLVNNLNGDLSDVSFVRSHLNNTLDQSPLKCQNKCYHYLMFLNNIYDISNVLSKKSTNKVVIVSQSTPWIVKEFLKSISSRSYTNLLVITHSMSERTEVMLNNPYLLYTHKLYVDGSGASLPFLLTSWIGDHMTQKAIDLFPKKLSGGFKGHRLLIATAHQPPFAIRTNVITGSKIDWDGIDIRMIQLLSKTLNFTADFRDPVTINSPVYAATTDVITGKASVAAGGIYKTTNITSVLDTSVSHMEDCAAFISSSSLALPKYRAVMGPFQPGVWVLICIVYFIAIIPLTINTDYSLSSLITRPSRFIHMFWFVFSTFTNSFVVKNPLTTNGFAKNSTALLIGVYWAFTIIITSCYTGSIMAFITVPMFPESIDTIDQLINEGYDVATLDHDGWEKWFNWTTIEDPVAVKLLKSLEYVPTVTEGVKNASNSFFWSYTFLGSKIVLDYHVQAEYTPNWSTRRSAMHISKECLVNFGVTLVLPKDSVYTHPFNTVIMRVRQSGLSQKIIRDVEWDIQRTAEGTRLPISEDYKRRKVIIEERQLALDDTQGMFLVLGAGILIASLVLLIECCVDGFKKKDTVADTTTFTSLATTPRMSFLTVPKPWDIESSNCPPRPRRFMRGSI
- the LOC103568185 gene encoding 39S ribosomal protein L14, mitochondrial codes for the protein MALRGFTITRNIHMTAVNNEIRKLTRLRVVDNSDIGKRAMLEGKPPKCIHIYNKKGIGFIGDRVLVAIRGEMKKGILVGLRQVQNPKVPKFDSNNVVLIDDNGTPLGTRIHVPIPHILRTILKQKTHSKGADYTKLIAIASRFV